In Palaemon carinicauda isolate YSFRI2023 chromosome 21, ASM3689809v2, whole genome shotgun sequence, the following proteins share a genomic window:
- the LOC137614872 gene encoding KRAB-A domain-containing protein 2-like, producing MVCQDHLTKLCILRALTSKRAAEVAFHLLDIFLLFGAPVILQSDNGSEFTSQVITELKEVWPKLTLVHSKPHHPQSQGSVERANGDIKDILVAWMADNDSQDWPTGIKFVQLQKNSALHSGIKCSPFSAIFG from the coding sequence atggtgtgccaggatcacctgacgaagctttgcatccttcgagccttgacATCTAAAAGGgctgcagaggtcgcttttcatctactggacatttttcttctctttggtgcccccgttattctccaaagtgataacggatccgagttcacttcacaagtcattacagagctgaaggaagtttggccaaaactaacactggtgcataGTAAGCCTCaccatccccaaagtcaggggtcaGTTGAGCGCGCAAACGGGGATATTAAAGATATactggtggcatggatggctgacaatgactcacaagactggcctacggGCATCAAGTTTGTTCAGCTCCAGAAAAATAGTGCTCTCCATTCTGGGATAAAGTGCTCTCCATTTTCTGCAATATTTGGCTGA